From Thermoleophilum album:
ACGGTGTCGTAGCTGACGAGCGGTGCTGCTGCGTCGCCGAAGAGTACATCGACGCTCCCCGGTCGGGCGGGATCGTCCTGGACCTGCACCGACGCAAGTTGCGCGAGACGATCGAGCAAGAGGTCGCGGCGGTCGCGCAGATCGTTCGGCTGTTCGCGAAGCTGAACCGCCCGCGCGATCGCCACATTCAGCTGTGCGATCTCGCGCGCCAGCTGCTCGACCTCGCCGCCCGTTTGAGTGGTCGTCGTGAACTCGCTTTGGGCGGTCTGGGCGATCGCCGACAGCCGCGCGTCGAGGTCGCGCACCGCCTGCGCCAGCGAACCCGCCTGGGCCAGAACGGCCTGGCGCGCGGCCGCGCTCTCGGGGTTGTTCGCGAGCTTCGCCCAGGCGTCGAAGAAGTTCGCGAGTTCGGCCTGGATGCCGTTGTCGGAGGGTTCGGCGAGCGCCTCCTCGATCTGGCCGAGCAAGGTGGCACGCGCGTCGGCGAAGTACTTGGCCGTCGCCGATCCGCGCGCCTGCAAGTCGAGGAACTGGTCGCGCAAGCGGCGGTACTCGTGAACCTCGACGCCGGTGCCGAGCTGCGCGCCGCCGAACGACTGTGTCTGCACCGGCAGCAGCTCGAGCGGCAGCGAGGCACCGAGCGTCGCCTCCTGGCGCGTGTAGCCGGCCGCGTTGGCGTTCGTGATGTTGTGCGA
This genomic window contains:
- the flgK gene encoding flagellar hook-associated protein FlgK; the protein is MPTISTFLGLQTALRGLLAHQRALDVTSHNITNANAAGYTRQEATLGASLPLELLPVQTQSFGGAQLGTGVEVHEYRRLRDQFLDLQARGSATAKYFADARATLLGQIEEALAEPSDNGIQAELANFFDAWAKLANNPESAAARQAVLAQAGSLAQAVRDLDARLSAIAQTAQSEFTTTTQTGGEVEQLAREIAQLNVAIARAVQLREQPNDLRDRRDLLLDRLAQLASVQVQDDPARPGSVDVLFGDAAAPLVSYDTVTWPQTLTSPGGRLGGLLAIAASGGTVDQYRAQLATFARNLADAVNALHVTPFFSYTAGNEAATLAVAVTSPAGVRTGTSGAPGANDIALAIAALRSQTAGPVDQYASFVGTIANDARNANNEAARTAAVAEAAEQRRQSVHGVSLDEEMTALVRFQRGYQASARALTTLDETLDVLINRTGRVGL